DNA from Geobacter sulfurreducens PCA:
GCCACGTAGACCTCGCTCCCCACCACCAGCTCCAGCTCCCGGGCCGCCTCGGCGGCCACCTCCGCCACCAGGCGCTCCCTGCCGCAGGCAAGCTCGACCCCTTCCTTGCGCCCCGATTTGAATACGCCCGCCACGGTGCACCGGAGGAGATTCCGGGCACTGATGGCCTCGGGATGTTTCCTGAACAGGATCATGTCCTTGGATGACAGCTCGAAGAGGTGCTCTTCTCCGGCGGGAGGGGTGTTGAGCACCAGCCGGCTGTCGCCCCAGGCATAGGAAAAAAGGGTTCCCCGAGGCTGCGGGTCGGTCAACCGAAGGAGATTGATGTACCCGACCGGACTGGTTCCCATCCGGACGCGGGCAAGCTCGTCCGGCGTGGTATCGGCTGCCTGGCGTCCCCGATCGTAGACGATCACCCGGTCGGTCATCAGGCGCATCTCCACCAGGGAATGGGAAATGAAGAGGTACGGGATGGAGAACGTTTCGCAGGCCCCACGCAGATACGGGATGATCTGGAAGCGCAGGGAATCGTCCAGCGCCGACAGGGGCTCATCCATCAACAGCAGCCGCGGATTGGAAAGGAGAGCGCGCCCAAGGGCCACGCGCTGTTTCTCGCCGCCGGAAAGATTCGTGACACCGCGGCCCAGGAGGTGGCCGATCCTGAGCACGTCAACGATATCATCGATGTGGATGTGACGGTTGGCCACGGCACAGCGTTTCCAGCCGTAGAGGAGATTGCCCTTGACCGACAGGTGGGGAAACAGGTGCGGATGCTGGAAGACCAGCGCGATCCGGCGCTTCTCGGGCGGCAGATCCAGCCGGGCGGCACCGGAGAAAAGCGTCTCGCCGTCCAGGACAATTTCACCGCTGTCGGGGCATGCGAGGCCGGCCAGCACATTGACCAGGGTCGACTTGCCGCTCCCCGACTCCCCAAAGATACCGATCCTGCTCCCCGAAGCCGTAAAGTCGGCGCGGAGACGGAACTCGCCGAAGGACTTCGCCATCCTCACTATCAACTCCACCTCAGTCCCTCCTCATCATGCGCCGCCCCACATATTCGTGAACAAAGAGAACAGCCAGGGAAAGCCCCGCCGACACGAGGCAGAGGGTGAGTGCAGCCTGTTCGCCGCCCGGAGAGCCGGCATACTCGTAGATGGCCAGGGGCATGGTCTGGGTGACACCGGGAATGTTGCCGGCGATGATGATCGTTGCTCCGAACTCGCCGAGACTGCGGCCGAACATGAGAGATGAGCCGGCCACGATCCCCCGGAGCGAAAGGGGCAGAATGACCGTGAGCAGGGTATCGTACCAGTGGGCGCCCAGACTGCGGGATGCCTGGATCAGACGTTCATCGATGGATTCCATGGCAATGCGGATGGAGCGGACCAGAAGCGGAAAGCCCACCACCGCGGAAGCGATCACCGCGGC
Protein-coding regions in this window:
- the modC gene encoding molybdenum ABC transporter ATP-binding protein, with translation MELIVRMAKSFGEFRLRADFTASGSRIGIFGESGSGKSTLVNVLAGLACPDSGEIVLDGETLFSGAARLDLPPEKRRIALVFQHPHLFPHLSVKGNLLYGWKRCAVANRHIHIDDIVDVLRIGHLLGRGVTNLSGGEKQRVALGRALLSNPRLLLMDEPLSALDDSLRFQIIPYLRGACETFSIPYLFISHSLVEMRLMTDRVIVYDRGRQAADTTPDELARVRMGTSPVGYINLLRLTDPQPRGTLFSYAWGDSRLVLNTPPAGEEHLFELSSKDMILFRKHPEAISARNLLRCTVAGVFKSGRKEGVELACGRERLVAEVAAEAARELELVVGSEVYVAIKASAFRRLG
- the modB gene encoding molybdate ABC transporter permease subunit; this encodes MGPFTPADIDAIRLSAKVAVAATVVSLPFGIAVAYVMSYLPFRGKTLVEAFLNLPLTLPPVVIGYLLLLLLGKKGWLGGMLNEVGIRIIFTWYAAVIASAVVGFPLLVRSIRIAMESIDERLIQASRSLGAHWYDTLLTVILPLSLRGIVAGSSLMFGRSLGEFGATIIIAGNIPGVTQTMPLAIYEYAGSPGGEQAALTLCLVSAGLSLAVLFVHEYVGRRMMRRD